A genome region from Gemmatimonadota bacterium includes the following:
- a CDS encoding sulfatase-like hydrolase/transferase, with product MKEYESSNLHPSRPNVILIITDDQGYGDLGCHGNPVARTPNLDSLHGESIRLTDFHVAPMCTPTRGQLLSGLDAARNGAVNVSSGRSLLRPDLPTMADIFRANGYRTGVFGKWHLGDNYPYRPQD from the coding sequence GTGAAAGAATATGAATCATCAAACCTGCACCCTTCCCGTCCCAATGTGATTTTGATCATTACCGACGACCAGGGGTATGGCGATCTGGGCTGTCACGGCAATCCTGTTGCCCGAACACCGAATCTGGACAGCTTGCACGGAGAAAGTATTCGGCTGACGGATTTTCACGTTGCGCCCATGTGTACGCCTACTCGCGGCCAATTGCTGAGCGGACTTGATGCGGCACGCAATGGCGCAGTAAACGTGAGCAGCGGACGCTCGCTTTTGCGACCAGATTTGCCGACTATGGCCGATATTTTCCGGGCGAACGGTTATCGAACGGGTGTGTTTGGCAAATGGCATCTGGGCGATAACTATCCGTACCGTCCTCAGGACC